A genomic segment from Leptolyngbya boryana PCC 6306 encodes:
- a CDS encoding hypervirulence associated TUDOR domain-containing protein: MSQELKKGDHVEWNTSGGKTEGEVKEKITEPTDFKNHHFEASEENPEYLVETSKSHKEAIHKPEQLKKKE; encoded by the coding sequence ATGAGTCAGGAATTGAAGAAAGGCGATCACGTTGAGTGGAATACTTCGGGCGGTAAAACCGAGGGCGAAGTTAAGGAAAAGATTACAGAACCTACTGACTTTAAAAATCACCACTTTGAGGCTTCAGAAGAAAATCCTGAATACTTAGTTGAAACTTCTAAAAGCCATAAGGAAGCGATTCATAAACCCGAGCAATTAAAAAAGAAAGAATGA
- the uvsE gene encoding UV DNA damage repair endonuclease UvsE, protein MTPELGLVCVSASKTVRFKTMTRKRFLQFELAEQEQVLRELYTENLHRLAIAIKFCAEHHIRLYRLSSGLFPFADEPIGSAILDEFAEGLSLVGDQSRQLGIRLVFHPDQFVVLNSDRPEVIENSIKILTMHAHVFDLLGLPKSPWALINIHGGKGDRVERLLDTIANLPDNIRLRLTLENDEYTYSAEQMVSICSAAKIPHVFDAHHHVIYAQVDSYEHESVGAMLEAARSTWEVPEWQLVHISNGADSFLDQRHSDYITVMPSSYRQAPWIEIEAKQKELAIQKLQQEWLYSDLNVLSPVEAEPSPSKVASVSRAAQKVSLRK, encoded by the coding sequence ATGACTCCCGAACTTGGTTTAGTGTGTGTGTCTGCATCGAAAACGGTGCGATTCAAAACGATGACGCGGAAGCGATTCTTACAATTTGAACTCGCAGAGCAAGAGCAAGTTCTACGTGAACTCTATACCGAAAACTTGCACCGATTAGCGATCGCGATCAAGTTCTGTGCTGAGCATCATATTCGGCTCTATCGTTTAAGCTCTGGCTTATTTCCCTTTGCCGATGAGCCTATCGGATCTGCCATCTTAGATGAGTTTGCAGAAGGGCTGAGCTTAGTGGGAGATCAGTCACGACAATTGGGCATCCGCTTAGTGTTTCATCCCGATCAGTTCGTTGTGCTCAACTCCGATCGCCCTGAAGTCATCGAAAATAGCATCAAAATTTTGACGATGCATGCGCATGTTTTTGATTTGTTAGGACTGCCGAAATCGCCTTGGGCATTGATCAACATCCATGGTGGAAAAGGCGATCGCGTAGAGCGATTGCTAGATACGATCGCAAACTTACCCGACAATATCCGACTCCGACTCACGCTCGAAAACGACGAGTATACTTACAGCGCAGAGCAAATGGTTTCGATTTGCTCTGCTGCTAAAATTCCGCACGTGTTCGATGCCCATCATCATGTGATCTATGCGCAAGTCGATAGCTATGAGCACGAAAGCGTAGGCGCAATGCTGGAAGCAGCTCGATCGACCTGGGAGGTTCCAGAATGGCAGCTTGTCCATATCTCGAATGGAGCAGATAGCTTCCTCGATCAGCGTCACAGCGATTACATTACTGTGATGCCAAGCTCTTATCGACAAGCGCCTTGGATCGAGATTGAAGCAAAGCAAAAAGAATTAGCGATTCAGAAACTTCAGCAGGAATGGTTATATTCTGATCTCAATGTTCTCTCGCCAGTAGAGGCAGAGCCATCGCCCTCTAAAGTCGCGTCCGTTTCTCGTGCGGCTCAAAAGGTCAGCCTTCGGAAATGA
- a CDS encoding pentapeptide repeat-containing protein, whose translation MSSKRLKGLVCAVVVLIATWVVFATPVLALDYNRESLVGADFSGQDLTDSEFTKANMRESNLSHTNLKGVRFFATNLERANLEGADLRNSTLDSARLTRANLTNANLAGAFASNAKFEGAIIDGADFTDVELRPDVQKLLCKVAQGTNPVTGRETRETLYCD comes from the coding sequence ATGAGTTCTAAACGCTTAAAAGGTTTGGTTTGTGCCGTCGTCGTTCTAATTGCGACTTGGGTTGTTTTCGCTACACCCGTGCTCGCGTTAGATTACAACCGAGAATCATTGGTCGGGGCGGATTTTTCCGGTCAAGATTTAACGGATTCGGAATTTACCAAGGCGAATATGCGCGAAAGTAATTTGAGCCACACGAATCTCAAAGGCGTGCGATTTTTTGCGACAAATCTGGAACGGGCAAATCTGGAAGGGGCAGATTTGAGAAATAGTACGTTAGATTCAGCCCGCTTGACGCGCGCGAATTTGACGAATGCAAATTTGGCGGGTGCCTTTGCCTCGAATGCGAAGTTTGAAGGGGCAATTATTGATGGCGCAGATTTTACCGATGTAGAGTTACGCCCCGACGTGCAGAAGCTGCTGTGCAAGGTTGCACAAGGTACGAATCCGGTGACGGGACGCGAAACGCGCGAGACGCTGTATTGCGATTAG
- a CDS encoding YraN family protein yields MDQQNSTSEIGTSGENFVADWLQTQGATILARNWTCRSGELDLVAQTQDQVVAFVEVKTRSRGNWDNHGALAITAAKQRKIITAAQLFLLKHPHLAHLACRFDVALVRKRGNPRTSPHLTKNQFVLQDYICDAFF; encoded by the coding sequence GTGGATCAGCAGAATTCGACATCAGAAATTGGAACATCCGGCGAAAACTTTGTCGCAGACTGGCTACAAACACAAGGAGCAACTATTCTGGCGCGCAACTGGACTTGTCGATCGGGCGAATTAGACCTCGTTGCGCAAACGCAAGACCAAGTCGTGGCATTTGTCGAAGTCAAAACTCGCAGTCGCGGCAATTGGGACAATCATGGCGCATTGGCGATTACGGCTGCTAAACAGCGCAAAATCATCACCGCCGCCCAACTTTTTCTCTTAAAGCATCCGCATCTCGCGCATCTTGCCTGTCGCTTTGATGTCGCCTTGGTACGAAAAAGGGGAAATCCAAGAACTTCCCCCCACCTCACCAAAAATCAATTCGTGCTACAAGACTATATCTGTGATGCGTTTTTCTAA
- the queA gene encoding tRNA preQ1(34) S-adenosylmethionine ribosyltransferase-isomerase QueA — MEADQLLSAYDYHLPEDRIAQNPAEPRDSARLLVLKTLTEHCHQVFHDLVEILQPGDLLVLNNTQVIPARLHGHKSTGTEVEILLLEEQQQNQWLSLVKPGRRLKPGNQITFTPRSQTDIKLNAQILASDPETRGRILQFEVSDGRSLLEVIDHFGEVPLPPYIHDTEAEADRYQTVYADRLGAVAAPTAGLHFTPELLERLEQKGIDRAFVTLHVGVGTFRPVEVENITEHQMHGEWIEVSPETVEKIRETKAKGGRVIAVGTTVVRSLEGASQSGQLEPYCGKTNLFIYPGYQWRVVDGMITNFHLPKSSLLMLVSALIGRERLLSVYQDAIDNQYRFYSFGDAMLILPEAKLRN, encoded by the coding sequence GTGGAAGCTGATCAACTCCTCTCGGCTTATGATTACCATTTACCCGAAGACCGCATCGCCCAGAATCCCGCTGAGCCAAGGGATAGCGCGCGATTGCTCGTTCTCAAAACATTGACGGAACATTGTCATCAAGTGTTTCATGATCTAGTCGAGATTCTGCAACCCGGCGATTTGCTGGTGCTGAATAATACCCAAGTGATTCCGGCTCGTCTGCATGGACACAAATCGACTGGAACTGAGGTAGAGATTTTGTTGTTGGAGGAACAGCAGCAGAATCAGTGGTTGTCATTGGTGAAGCCGGGACGAAGGCTGAAGCCTGGCAATCAAATTACCTTTACCCCTCGATCGCAGACGGACATCAAGCTGAATGCCCAAATTTTAGCCAGCGATCCAGAAACACGCGGCAGGATTTTACAGTTTGAAGTGTCGGATGGACGATCGCTGCTCGAAGTGATTGATCATTTTGGTGAAGTGCCGTTGCCGCCTTATATTCACGACACTGAAGCAGAAGCCGATCGCTATCAGACGGTGTATGCCGATCGCTTAGGCGCTGTCGCTGCGCCGACTGCGGGATTGCATTTCACGCCCGAACTGTTAGAGCGCTTAGAACAAAAGGGTATCGATCGGGCTTTTGTGACGCTGCATGTTGGGGTAGGAACCTTCCGACCTGTGGAGGTTGAAAATATTACTGAACATCAGATGCATGGAGAATGGATCGAAGTTTCGCCGGAGACGGTAGAGAAGATTCGGGAGACAAAAGCGAAAGGCGGACGAGTGATTGCCGTGGGGACGACGGTTGTACGATCGCTGGAAGGCGCTTCGCAATCGGGTCAACTTGAACCCTATTGTGGCAAAACGAATTTATTTATTTATCCGGGCTATCAGTGGCGTGTGGTCGATGGCATGATCACAAACTTCCACTTGCCGAAATCGAGTTTGCTGATGCTTGTTAGTGCCTTGATCGGGCGAGAACGCTTGTTATCGGTGTATCAAGATGCGATCGACAATCAGTATCGGTTTTATTCATTTGGCGATGCGATGCTGATTTTGCCAGAAGCAAAACTCAGGAATTAG
- the priA gene encoding primosomal protein N' yields the protein MSELQSVAELKAEYGVSPAWVDVLVDCPGSQGVYTYQSRPDLLVQPGDILSVPFGAQQVGGIAVRVGNQPPDLLPEQIRSIDSIVSAGFFPASYWSLLDQVARYYQTSLMQVVRVALPPGLLARSQRRIRLIKPDASEASLNSAAQQILKLLKSSKTKDYSWQFVQRQVKGANRGLQDLLKLNWVESYLEPPATIRPQLRQAVILVSTQGELSDGSATQSSVRQREILEVLKRNGGEMWLTDLLQHCRTTSPTVKRLQEQGCVLLQGREVLRSEHAPDVEQDAAKVLTHHQAEVLKKIHTVTAFEKILLHGVTGSGKTEVYLQAIAPMLQRGQSALVLVPEIGLTPQLTDRFRARFGDRVCVYHSALSDGERFDTWRQMLTGSPQVVIGTRSAVFAPLPNLGLIVLDEEHDSSFKQDQPAPCYHARSVAQWRAELENCPLILGSATPSLETWLDSQSSTYLSLPKRILDRPLPKIDIVDMRKELHDRNPSIFSRSLQAQLKKLKENNQKGLLFIHRRGHSTFVSCRSCGYVMECPNCDVSLSYHHVHETAQPILRCHYCNYTQLQPQRCPSCSSSYFKNFGSGTQRVVQEIAKLFPELKTIRFDSDTTRAKGAHRALLSQFAHGDADLLVGTQMLTKGIDLPQVTLVGIISADGLLNLADFRASERAFQTLVQVAGRAGRGTEPGRVILQTYAPEHPVIQAVQRQQYEPFVATELEQRAALNYPPYGRLVLLRLSGLNEQTVRSTAELLADQLLHSEDEVLGPAPATIAKINQRYRWQILLKLTSDRIPNVMELRSQCPSTVSLTIDVDPMNLM from the coding sequence ATGTCTGAGTTGCAGTCTGTGGCGGAATTAAAGGCAGAGTATGGGGTGTCACCTGCTTGGGTCGATGTGTTAGTCGATTGTCCAGGGTCGCAAGGAGTCTATACTTATCAGTCGCGTCCGGATTTATTGGTGCAGCCGGGTGACATTTTGAGTGTGCCTTTTGGCGCACAACAGGTCGGTGGGATTGCGGTGCGCGTTGGGAATCAACCGCCGGATTTATTGCCCGAGCAAATTCGATCGATTGATTCGATCGTCAGTGCTGGCTTCTTTCCTGCCTCTTATTGGTCATTGCTCGATCAAGTCGCACGCTACTATCAAACTTCATTAATGCAGGTGGTACGCGTGGCGTTGCCGCCGGGATTATTGGCGCGATCGCAAAGACGCATTCGCTTGATCAAGCCCGATGCCAGTGAAGCCAGTCTGAATAGTGCAGCCCAACAGATTCTCAAACTGCTCAAGTCGAGCAAAACAAAAGATTATTCCTGGCAATTTGTGCAACGGCAAGTCAAAGGCGCGAATCGGGGCTTACAAGACCTGCTCAAGCTGAATTGGGTCGAGAGCTATCTGGAGCCACCTGCCACGATTCGTCCCCAATTGCGGCAAGCGGTGATTTTAGTCTCAACTCAGGGTGAGTTGAGCGATGGCTCCGCCACACAAAGCAGTGTCCGACAACGTGAGATTTTAGAAGTGCTTAAGCGCAATGGCGGTGAAATGTGGCTGACAGATCTGTTGCAGCACTGCCGAACGACTTCACCCACTGTAAAGCGCTTACAAGAGCAGGGCTGTGTGCTGCTTCAGGGGCGAGAAGTGCTGCGAAGTGAACATGCACCGGATGTTGAGCAGGATGCGGCAAAAGTGCTGACGCATCATCAAGCAGAAGTGCTGAAAAAGATTCATACAGTCACAGCATTTGAAAAAATTTTGCTGCATGGGGTCACGGGATCAGGCAAGACTGAGGTTTACTTGCAAGCGATCGCGCCGATGTTGCAACGCGGTCAATCTGCTTTAGTCTTAGTCCCTGAGATTGGGTTAACGCCGCAATTGACGGATCGCTTTCGGGCAAGATTTGGCGATCGCGTTTGTGTGTATCACAGTGCTTTATCCGATGGTGAACGGTTCGACACTTGGCGACAAATGCTCACAGGGTCGCCTCAAGTGGTGATTGGAACGCGATCGGCAGTGTTCGCGCCGTTGCCCAATCTCGGATTAATCGTCTTAGACGAAGAACATGATTCGAGTTTTAAGCAAGATCAACCTGCACCTTGTTACCATGCTCGATCGGTTGCACAATGGCGGGCTGAATTAGAAAACTGTCCCTTAATTCTCGGCTCAGCAACACCTTCGCTAGAGACTTGGTTAGACTCACAATCGTCTACTTATCTATCTTTACCGAAGCGAATCTTAGATCGCCCTTTGCCGAAAATCGACATTGTTGATATGCGGAAAGAATTGCACGATCGCAATCCTTCGATTTTTAGTCGATCGCTGCAAGCTCAGTTGAAAAAGCTCAAAGAAAACAATCAAAAAGGCTTGTTATTCATTCATCGTCGTGGGCATAGCACGTTTGTGTCTTGTCGGAGTTGTGGCTATGTGATGGAATGTCCCAATTGTGATGTTTCACTGTCCTATCATCACGTTCACGAAACTGCTCAACCGATTTTAAGATGTCATTATTGTAACTATACTCAGCTTCAACCGCAGCGTTGTCCTAGCTGTAGTTCTTCGTATTTCAAAAACTTTGGCAGTGGCACTCAACGAGTTGTTCAAGAAATCGCTAAACTTTTCCCCGAATTGAAAACGATTCGATTCGATAGCGATACAACGCGCGCAAAAGGAGCGCATCGAGCTTTGCTGAGTCAATTTGCTCACGGAGATGCAGATCTGCTTGTCGGAACTCAGATGCTCACTAAGGGGATTGACTTACCCCAAGTAACTTTAGTCGGGATTATCTCAGCCGACGGGTTACTGAACTTAGCAGACTTTCGAGCTAGTGAGAGAGCTTTTCAAACGTTAGTTCAAGTTGCCGGACGCGCCGGACGCGGAACCGAACCTGGACGGGTGATTCTTCAAACTTATGCGCCTGAACATCCAGTGATTCAAGCCGTTCAACGTCAGCAATATGAGCCTTTTGTTGCCACTGAACTAGAGCAGCGTGCAGCGTTGAACTATCCCCCTTACGGGCGGTTAGTGTTACTCCGCCTGAGTGGATTGAATGAGCAGACTGTCCGAAGTACGGCGGAGCTACTCGCTGATCAGCTTTTACACTCTGAAGATGAAGTATTGGGGCCTGCTCCCGCCACGATCGCAAAAATTAACCAACGATATCGCTGGCAGATTCTTCTCAAACTCACCAGCGATCGCATTCCGAATGTGATGGAACTGAGATCGCAGTGTCCTTCGACGGTGAGTTTAACGATCGATGTCGATCCAATGAATCTCATGTAG
- a CDS encoding RpoD/SigA family RNA polymerase sigma factor — translation MSEQSNSSPTVALSQDMDFAMDVAELDSVDSLQLEADLEDSTPIEIEPDILELTSVGNSSEDEVDQIASARSSGYNKTVADDAVGAFFKEMARYPLLKADEEVELARRVQYLVEVDSARRKLYQELGHAPTKAQLAEHFGLTERQLDHRLHRSRVAKRKMIRSNLRLVVSIAKRYLNRGVPFLDLIQEGALGLNRATEKFDPDKGYKFSTYAYWWIRQGITRTIANDARTIRLPIHIVEKLNKLKKAHRDLKRELNRNPTEAELAQSLELTVEQLQHLHQVRRQSLSLNHRVGKGEDTELMDLLEDGDTQSPESQMSETMLRQEIWEVLGNVLTEREKDIISLRYGLTTSKPCTLEEVGGMFNLSRERVRQIQSKAMRKLRRPQIAERLKGWLG, via the coding sequence ATGAGCGAACAAAGCAACAGTTCCCCAACCGTAGCCCTCTCTCAGGATATGGACTTTGCAATGGACGTTGCTGAGTTAGATTCAGTAGACTCATTGCAATTAGAAGCTGACTTAGAAGACAGCACCCCGATCGAGATTGAGCCGGATATTCTTGAGCTTACGTCTGTTGGAAATTCATCAGAGGATGAGGTCGATCAAATCGCATCAGCTCGCTCCTCTGGCTATAACAAGACCGTTGCCGATGATGCAGTGGGAGCTTTCTTTAAAGAAATGGCACGGTATCCACTCCTGAAAGCGGATGAGGAAGTGGAGCTTGCAAGACGGGTACAGTACTTAGTTGAAGTCGATAGCGCTCGACGCAAGCTGTATCAAGAATTAGGTCATGCTCCTACCAAGGCTCAATTAGCTGAACACTTTGGACTCACTGAACGGCAATTGGATCATCGCTTACACCGGAGTCGAGTAGCGAAACGGAAGATGATTCGATCGAATCTTCGTTTAGTCGTGTCGATCGCGAAACGGTATCTAAATCGCGGTGTGCCGTTTCTTGATTTGATTCAAGAAGGTGCATTGGGACTCAACCGCGCAACAGAAAAGTTTGATCCCGATAAGGGATATAAGTTTTCGACCTATGCATATTGGTGGATTCGGCAGGGGATTACCAGAACGATCGCAAATGATGCTCGTACGATTCGCTTACCGATTCACATTGTCGAAAAGCTGAATAAGCTGAAGAAAGCACATCGCGACCTGAAACGAGAGTTAAATCGCAATCCGACCGAAGCAGAACTGGCTCAATCTTTAGAATTGACCGTTGAGCAATTGCAGCATTTACATCAAGTTCGTCGTCAGTCGTTATCGCTGAATCATCGAGTTGGTAAAGGCGAAGATACAGAATTGATGGACTTACTCGAAGATGGCGATACTCAATCACCCGAATCTCAGATGAGTGAAACGATGTTACGCCAAGAGATTTGGGAGGTATTGGGCAATGTCTTAACCGAACGCGAAAAAGATATTATTTCTTTGCGCTACGGATTGACGACGAGTAAGCCTTGTACGCTTGAAGAAGTTGGCGGCATGTTCAACTTGTCACGAGAGCGGGTTCGCCAAATCCAAAGTAAGGCAATGCGCAAGTTACGCCGTCCTCAGATTGCAGAACGGTTAAAAGGGTGGTTGGGCTAG
- a CDS encoding response regulator transcription factor, whose amino-acid sequence MNRILIAEDESRIAAFLEKGFRANGFTCTIATNGHEAIGMAHSHDFDLLILDLGLPGKNGWQVLEEVRGRGERLRIIVLTAQDEVEDTVAALEGGANDYVTKPFEFTELLARVKVQLRDSVILKSKAGKETTFQAGEIVLDLLTRQVWRGSTLIEMSSKEFALAEVFLRHPMQVMSREQLLDRVWGYTYDPGSNIIDAYIKQLRKKLGSETIETVRGVGYRLRV is encoded by the coding sequence ATGAATCGAATCTTAATTGCAGAAGATGAATCGCGAATTGCAGCCTTTTTAGAGAAGGGATTTCGAGCAAATGGATTTACTTGCACGATCGCAACGAATGGGCATGAAGCGATCGGCATGGCACACAGCCATGATTTTGATTTACTGATTTTAGATTTAGGGCTTCCAGGAAAAAACGGTTGGCAAGTCTTGGAAGAAGTACGAGGTAGAGGTGAACGACTGCGAATCATTGTGCTCACAGCACAGGATGAAGTGGAAGATACAGTCGCAGCCTTAGAAGGTGGCGCGAATGACTATGTGACTAAACCGTTTGAATTTACAGAACTTCTTGCTCGCGTGAAAGTGCAATTGAGAGATAGCGTGATTCTCAAAAGTAAAGCAGGCAAAGAAACAACGTTTCAAGCGGGCGAAATTGTGCTGGATTTGCTCACGCGGCAGGTTTGGCGAGGCAGCACCTTGATCGAAATGTCTTCTAAAGAATTTGCCTTAGCCGAGGTATTTCTCCGTCACCCGATGCAGGTGATGAGTCGAGAACAACTACTTGATCGAGTCTGGGGATACACCTATGATCCCGGCTCGAACATCATTGATGCTTACATCAAACAATTGCGAAAAAAATTGGGAAGTGAAACGATCGAAACCGTTCGAGGAGTCGGCTACCGACTTCGGGTATGA
- a CDS encoding sensor histidine kinase: MKQSRKQQSFVGVRSRILAWYFLLTASITFVSVYATYKIFCDSTQKELGGQLQRDIQAFEQSSVQPSNPEALTQAIQTFSSRQVSTPNRYLLVFSKGQILHTPQSAQFVQNNQAVLDRWKQLPENAPQQLDGYLVSVMRPLNGQPGRIIAVHDATMQYHMAELTLRLVVQVTLVGLILFSAIAWLTAGKILSPLRQVTETARNISETDLTQRLSVQGTDEIAELTLTFNQMLDRLQAAFTSQQDFIKDVSHELRTPITIIQGHLELLGDDPEERRETIALVRDELKRMNRFVSDLLLLMRIERPNFLRADHYDVATLTEEIFAKAEALADRSWKLESVGTGEVFCDRQRITQAVLNLAQNASQYTQKGDVIAIGSAIVEETVRFWVRDTGEGIDLDDQARIFDRFARGSNSERRSEGSGLGLSIVQAIIKAHQGHIDLCSRLGEGSTFTITLPLRGTH; the protein is encoded by the coding sequence ATGAAACAGTCTCGAAAGCAGCAGAGCTTTGTCGGTGTGCGATCGCGGATTTTGGCTTGGTACTTTCTACTGACGGCTAGCATTACTTTTGTTTCAGTTTACGCGACGTATAAAATCTTTTGTGACTCGACTCAGAAAGAGCTAGGCGGACAACTTCAACGAGACATTCAAGCATTTGAGCAGTCTAGCGTTCAACCTTCCAATCCAGAAGCGCTAACACAAGCAATTCAAACCTTCTCAAGCCGTCAAGTTTCGACTCCAAACCGTTATCTACTGGTCTTCTCTAAGGGTCAGATTCTCCATACTCCACAATCTGCGCAATTTGTCCAAAACAACCAAGCTGTACTCGATCGCTGGAAGCAACTCCCTGAAAATGCTCCTCAGCAGCTTGATGGTTATCTCGTCTCAGTTATGCGTCCGCTGAATGGGCAACCAGGAAGAATTATTGCGGTGCATGATGCAACGATGCAGTATCACATGGCAGAGCTAACGCTGAGACTTGTCGTGCAAGTGACTTTAGTTGGGCTGATTTTGTTTAGCGCGATCGCGTGGCTCACGGCTGGAAAAATCCTGTCTCCTTTGCGCCAAGTGACAGAAACGGCTCGAAACATCAGCGAAACGGATCTCACTCAACGGCTCTCAGTTCAAGGAACAGACGAGATTGCTGAACTCACGCTCACGTTTAATCAGATGCTCGATCGACTTCAAGCCGCATTCACAAGCCAGCAAGATTTCATCAAAGACGTGAGCCATGAACTGCGAACGCCGATCACCATCATTCAAGGACATCTAGAATTACTCGGAGACGATCCAGAGGAGCGCCGAGAAACGATCGCGCTTGTCCGAGACGAACTCAAACGGATGAATCGATTTGTCAGTGATTTACTCTTGTTGATGCGAATTGAGCGTCCGAACTTCTTACGAGCAGATCACTATGATGTCGCAACCTTAACAGAAGAAATTTTTGCGAAAGCTGAGGCATTGGCAGATCGAAGCTGGAAACTTGAATCGGTTGGAACGGGAGAAGTTTTCTGCGATCGACAACGCATCACCCAAGCCGTTCTCAATCTCGCTCAGAATGCAAGCCAGTACACGCAAAAAGGCGATGTGATTGCAATTGGTTCTGCAATTGTTGAAGAAACCGTCCGATTTTGGGTCAGAGACACGGGTGAAGGAATTGATCTCGATGATCAAGCTCGAATTTTCGATCGGTTTGCGCGTGGATCAAATAGTGAGCGACGATCTGAAGGGTCAGGTTTGGGATTATCGATCGTACAAGCCATTATCAAAGCTCATCAAGGTCATATCGATCTCTGTAGCCGACTTGGAGAAGGTTCGACGTTTACAATCACATTGCCGTTGCGAGGAACGCATTGA
- a CDS encoding cytochrome c biogenesis protein CcdA — MPSLKSASDEISEVGVLRKLRPTSLKCGEEFAMTLSKKPSRLDRLKQCVTSSAFFYTALFLSAVGLALIAPHFGSLYELLGQWVSQIENPYYQWFQQQNLSNAFVLIPLAFLGGLLASISPCVLSLLPVNLSYIGTLNIHSRRDAATKAGLFTLGVITVFSLLGLFSSFATAVLVDFRGYINIAVGALIFLMGCSFAGLFHLPLPKLNPSVSSAGSYGVGVTFALISSPCSSPVLFAVLAAGAATGSQFISTVTMVSYAIGYTAVIFFASLYTGLVKQSRALLQHSEWVVRLGSAALILAGGFYLVSGIHWFL; from the coding sequence ATGCCATCACTCAAGTCCGCCAGCGATGAAATTTCAGAGGTCGGAGTCTTACGGAAACTCCGACCAACATCCTTGAAATGTGGAGAAGAATTTGCCATGACCTTATCGAAAAAACCGTCTCGCCTTGATCGTCTCAAACAATGTGTAACGTCAAGCGCTTTCTTTTACACTGCATTGTTTTTGAGTGCTGTTGGACTCGCACTGATTGCACCTCACTTTGGCAGCCTCTATGAGTTACTAGGACAGTGGGTTTCTCAAATTGAAAATCCCTATTACCAATGGTTTCAGCAGCAAAATCTGAGTAATGCTTTCGTGTTGATTCCACTTGCATTTTTGGGTGGTTTACTTGCGAGTATTTCGCCTTGTGTACTCTCATTGCTTCCTGTCAATCTCAGCTATATCGGAACACTCAATATTCATTCACGTCGAGATGCCGCAACGAAAGCAGGACTCTTTACGCTTGGAGTGATCACAGTTTTTAGCTTACTGGGATTGTTCTCGTCATTTGCAACGGCTGTGCTGGTTGATTTTCGAGGATATATCAATATTGCAGTAGGGGCGTTGATTTTTCTCATGGGGTGCAGCTTTGCAGGTCTATTTCACTTACCTCTCCCTAAGTTGAATCCATCAGTATCGAGTGCAGGTTCCTATGGCGTAGGAGTAACATTTGCCTTAATTAGCTCGCCTTGCTCTAGTCCTGTCTTGTTTGCAGTCTTAGCAGCAGGAGCCGCAACCGGATCGCAATTCATCAGTACGGTTACGATGGTGAGCTATGCGATCGGTTATACAGCCGTGATTTTCTTTGCAAGTCTCTATACAGGTCTGGTCAAACAGAGCCGCGCTTTACTTCAGCATTCTGAATGGGTTGTTCGTCTCGGAAGTGCAGCCTTGATTCTTGCAGGCGGGTTTTATCTGGTGAGCGGAATTCATTGGTTTCTGTAA
- a CDS encoding thioredoxin domain-containing protein, with protein MKKYLIPLIALGIGGSAIAFSLLTRSSDSISQPPSIVQPVQAQSPTAQDKPILVQIHADWCPACKTLAPIVTSLQQRYQGRANFVILDVTDRGKTQASEAKARALGLSNFFAANKSQTATIALINPKNGQVIQTFRKNFDTQAYVKAIDNAITQVRQR; from the coding sequence ATGAAAAAGTATCTCATTCCTTTGATTGCTCTAGGAATTGGTGGCAGCGCGATCGCATTCAGTCTGCTGACTCGTTCTTCTGATTCGATCAGCCAACCGCCGAGCATTGTCCAACCTGTTCAGGCTCAGTCTCCCACGGCTCAAGATAAACCGATACTCGTTCAAATTCATGCGGATTGGTGTCCCGCGTGCAAAACACTCGCCCCCATTGTGACTTCATTACAACAGCGGTATCAAGGTCGGGCAAATTTTGTGATCTTAGATGTGACCGATCGCGGGAAGACTCAAGCCTCAGAAGCCAAAGCACGAGCACTGGGACTGTCAAACTTCTTTGCTGCGAACAAGTCGCAAACAGCAACGATCGCGCTGATTAATCCAAAAAATGGTCAAGTCATCCAGACATTTCGCAAGAACTTCGACACTCAAGCTTATGTGAAGGCGATCGACAATGCCATCACTCAAGTCCGCCAGCGATGA